A stretch of Catenulispora sp. MAP5-51 DNA encodes these proteins:
- a CDS encoding alpha/beta hydrolase, whose product MSIDIRATTILPAQRRPVTLTTADGLDLVGELALPPEGRTPAGTLVTLHPLPTHGGFMDSHVYRKAAWRLPALADLAVLRFNTRGTVSPAGRSQGEFDNAVGERFDVQAAIEFADFSDLPNRWLIGWSFGTDLALMYGEDPTIDGLILLSPPLRYSRPEDMDRWAASGKPVVALVPEFDDYLRPAEAAERFARIPQAEVIGVEGAKHLWVGEKYVQRAHNEIVKRVNPAAYPLATTWDGEFETFAE is encoded by the coding sequence ATGAGCATCGACATCCGCGCCACCACGATCCTGCCGGCCCAGCGGCGTCCGGTGACCCTGACCACCGCCGACGGGCTGGACCTGGTCGGCGAGCTGGCGCTGCCCCCGGAGGGCCGGACGCCGGCCGGGACGCTGGTCACGCTGCATCCGCTGCCCACGCACGGCGGCTTCATGGACAGCCACGTCTACCGCAAGGCGGCCTGGCGGCTGCCGGCGCTGGCGGACCTGGCGGTGCTGCGCTTCAACACCCGCGGCACGGTCTCGCCAGCCGGCCGCAGCCAGGGCGAGTTCGACAACGCCGTGGGGGAGCGGTTCGACGTCCAGGCCGCCATCGAGTTCGCGGACTTCTCGGACCTGCCGAACCGCTGGCTGATCGGCTGGTCGTTCGGGACCGACCTGGCGCTGATGTACGGCGAGGACCCCACGATCGACGGCCTGATCCTGCTCTCCCCGCCGCTGCGCTACTCGCGGCCGGAAGACATGGACCGCTGGGCGGCCTCCGGCAAGCCGGTGGTGGCGCTGGTGCCGGAGTTCGACGACTACCTGCGTCCGGCCGAGGCCGCCGAGCGGTTCGCCAGGATCCCCCAGGCCGAGGTGATCGGCGTCGAGGGCGCGAAGCACCTGTGGGTGGGGGAGAAGTACGTCCAGCGGGCCCACAACGAGATCGTCAAGCGCGTGAACCCGGCGGCGTATCCGCTGGCCACGACCTGGGACGGCGAGTTCGAGACGTTCGCCGAGTAG
- a CDS encoding AI-2E family transporter produces the protein MTAADQVPAESESSAPGRSSALKPALTRTPPFAIGLVGGFGVLAAYYLGKTLTNVVDIIVMITMALVLAAGLNPFVEMLTARGFHRRWAVTIVALAALALFAGFIIVIAKPLTDQTSSLVHNGVPDGLKKLQENSTVQRLDKKYHLITKLQNWFTTADTTKTLAGGAFGFGKAVLTSVFKAFTILMLTLYFLGSLPSMTSGGLKLVPRSRRERAADLTDRVLNRVGGYVSGALVVSTCATLASWLAMAIMGVRFALPLALLVGLTDLIPIIGATFGAFIACAVILLLDSPVKALAALIFFILYQQLENYLIYPRVMSRTVDLPPAVAVIAALAGYTILGVSGALLFIPLTAGLLVIVRQIVLPAQDRDPDSQPPTSGSAWASGSESESTSASEPDRESESEVGTPVQPDPV, from the coding sequence ATGACCGCCGCCGATCAGGTTCCTGCCGAGTCCGAGAGCAGTGCGCCTGGACGGTCCTCGGCCCTCAAGCCGGCGCTGACGCGGACCCCGCCGTTCGCGATCGGCCTGGTCGGCGGGTTCGGGGTGCTGGCCGCCTACTACCTGGGCAAGACGCTCACCAACGTCGTCGACATCATCGTCATGATCACGATGGCCCTGGTGCTGGCCGCCGGGCTCAACCCGTTCGTGGAGATGCTCACCGCGCGCGGGTTCCACCGGCGGTGGGCGGTGACGATAGTCGCGCTCGCCGCGCTGGCGCTGTTCGCCGGGTTCATCATCGTCATCGCCAAGCCGCTGACCGACCAGACGTCGTCACTGGTGCACAACGGGGTTCCCGACGGGCTGAAGAAGCTCCAGGAGAACTCCACGGTTCAAAGGCTCGACAAGAAGTACCACCTGATCACCAAGCTGCAGAACTGGTTCACCACCGCCGACACCACCAAGACCCTGGCCGGCGGCGCGTTCGGGTTCGGCAAGGCAGTGCTCACCAGCGTCTTCAAGGCCTTCACCATCCTGATGCTGACGCTGTACTTCCTCGGCTCGCTGCCCTCGATGACCTCCGGCGGCCTCAAGCTGGTGCCGCGCTCCCGCCGCGAGCGCGCCGCGGACCTCACCGACCGGGTGCTGAACCGGGTCGGCGGGTACGTGTCGGGGGCGCTGGTGGTCTCCACCTGCGCGACGCTGGCCAGCTGGCTGGCCATGGCGATCATGGGCGTCCGGTTCGCGCTGCCGCTGGCGCTGCTGGTGGGCCTGACCGACCTGATCCCCATCATCGGGGCCACTTTCGGCGCGTTCATCGCCTGTGCGGTGATCCTGCTGCTGGACTCGCCGGTCAAGGCGCTCGCGGCGCTGATCTTCTTCATCCTGTACCAGCAGCTCGAGAACTACCTGATCTACCCGCGCGTGATGTCGCGCACCGTCGACCTGCCGCCGGCGGTCGCGGTGATAGCGGCGCTGGCCGGCTACACCATCCTGGGCGTCTCCGGCGCGCTGCTGTTCATCCCGCTGACCGCCGGGCTGCTGGTGATCGTGCGGCAGATCGTGCTGCCGGCGCAGGACCGCGACCCGGACTCGCAGCCGCCTACGTCGGGGTCGGCGTGGGCGTCGGGGTCGGAGTCGGAGTCGACGTCGGCGTCAGAACCGGATCGGGAGTCGGAGTCGGAAGTCGGTACTCCCGTCCAGCCTGATCCCGTCTGA
- a CDS encoding ABC transporter ATP-binding protein, whose amino-acid sequence MIEVHDLSKRYGDKIAVDHLTFAVQPGRITGFLGPNGAGKSTTMRLILGLDRPHSGRATIGGVPYADLREPLRKVGALLEARAVHTGRSAYNHLWCLAQSQGLPKSRVDEALALVGLTEVARKRAGGFSLGMGQRLGIAAALLGDPQVLILDEPVNGLDPEGVLWIRNLMKSLADAGKTIFVSSHLMSEMAQTADHLVVIGRGRLIADESKDAFIARSSERSVLVRTPQPAQLAKELARDAITGNGNGNGNGNGNGSSPASDDDSDGAVTVTTADDGALIVRGMDAAEIGEKAAAARVVLHELTPQRASLEEAFMELTRGAVEYHVELDQHRDPAPVPPQDVPVVPAAAPVSESEAAE is encoded by the coding sequence GTGATCGAAGTGCACGACCTGTCCAAACGGTACGGCGACAAGATCGCCGTGGACCATCTGACGTTCGCTGTGCAACCGGGCCGGATCACCGGCTTCCTGGGCCCGAACGGCGCCGGCAAGTCCACCACGATGCGGCTGATCCTGGGTCTGGACCGCCCGCACTCCGGCCGGGCCACCATCGGCGGCGTCCCCTACGCGGACCTGCGCGAACCGCTGCGCAAGGTGGGCGCGCTCCTGGAGGCCCGCGCCGTGCACACCGGCCGCTCGGCCTACAACCACCTGTGGTGCCTGGCGCAGAGCCAGGGCCTGCCCAAGTCCCGGGTCGACGAGGCCCTGGCCCTGGTGGGCCTGACCGAGGTGGCGCGCAAGCGGGCCGGCGGCTTCTCCCTGGGCATGGGCCAGCGCCTGGGCATCGCGGCCGCGCTGCTGGGCGATCCGCAGGTGCTGATCCTGGACGAGCCGGTCAACGGGCTCGACCCGGAGGGCGTGCTGTGGATCAGGAACCTGATGAAGTCGCTGGCCGACGCCGGCAAGACCATCTTCGTCTCCTCCCATCTGATGAGCGAGATGGCGCAGACCGCCGACCACCTGGTGGTGATCGGACGCGGCCGGCTGATCGCCGACGAGTCGAAGGACGCGTTCATCGCGCGCTCCTCGGAACGCTCGGTGCTGGTGCGCACGCCGCAGCCGGCGCAGCTGGCCAAGGAACTGGCCCGGGACGCGATCACGGGCAACGGAAACGGCAATGGAAACGGCAACGGCAACGGCTCCAGCCCCGCCTCCGACGACGATTCCGACGGCGCGGTGACCGTGACCACCGCCGACGACGGCGCCCTGATCGTGCGCGGCATGGATGCCGCCGAGATCGGCGAGAAGGCCGCCGCGGCCCGCGTCGTCCTGCACGAGCTGACCCCGCAGCGGGCCTCGCTGGAAGAGGCGTTCATGGAGCTGACCCGCGGCGCGGTCGAGTACCACGTGGAACTGGACCAGCACCGCGACCCGGCTCCGGTCCCGCCCCAGGACGTACCCGTGGTCCCGGCGGCCGCGCCGGTTTCCGAGAGCGAGGCCGCCGAATGA
- a CDS encoding class I SAM-dependent methyltransferase, with the protein MDRTFEDLIAEADAVDVSGWDFSWLDGRATEERPPWGYQRQMGERIGLAHLHLDIQTGGGEVLAGVPQRASGAMAATEGWPPNVAVAQKNLRDKGVVVVFDEDEPPLPFADNAFDLVTSRHPVMAHWREIARVLAPGGTYFSQHIGPDSGHEVYEWFLGPKPTGKSFREPELARQEVAKNGLELVGLQEAELKMEFFDVGAMVYFLRKVIWFVPDFTVEKYRDDLLRLHEHIGREGSFVAYSRRFLIEARKPEA; encoded by the coding sequence ATGGACCGCACATTCGAGGATTTGATCGCGGAGGCCGACGCGGTCGACGTCAGCGGCTGGGACTTCTCCTGGCTGGACGGCCGCGCCACCGAGGAGCGCCCGCCGTGGGGCTACCAGCGGCAGATGGGGGAGCGCATCGGCCTGGCGCACCTGCACCTGGACATCCAGACCGGCGGCGGCGAGGTGCTGGCCGGGGTGCCGCAGCGGGCCTCCGGGGCCATGGCCGCCACCGAGGGCTGGCCGCCGAACGTCGCGGTCGCGCAGAAGAACCTGCGGGACAAGGGCGTGGTGGTCGTCTTCGACGAGGACGAGCCGCCGCTGCCGTTCGCCGACAACGCTTTCGACCTGGTCACCAGCCGCCACCCGGTGATGGCGCACTGGCGGGAGATCGCCCGGGTCCTGGCCCCCGGCGGGACCTACTTCTCCCAGCACATCGGCCCGGACAGCGGCCACGAGGTCTACGAGTGGTTCCTGGGCCCCAAGCCGACCGGCAAGAGCTTCCGCGAGCCGGAGCTGGCGCGCCAGGAGGTCGCGAAGAACGGCCTGGAGCTCGTGGGCCTGCAGGAGGCCGAGCTGAAGATGGAGTTCTTCGACGTCGGCGCCATGGTCTACTTCCTGCGCAAGGTGATCTGGTTCGTTCCGGACTTCACCGTCGAGAAGTACCGTGACGACTTGCTGCGGCTGCATGAGCACATCGGCCGCGAGGGGTCTTTCGTGGCGTATTCACGGCGGTTCCTGATCGAGGCGCGCAAGCCCGAAGCCTGA
- a CDS encoding ABC transporter ATP-binding protein, which yields MIEAIGLTKQYGDKKAVDGLTFTVRPGVVTGFLGPNGAGKSTTMRMILGLDAPTSGSVTVNGRPYAKAAAPMREVGALLDAKAIHGGRSAYNHLLCLAQSNHLPARRVDEVLELTGLREVAKKRSGGFSLGMGQRLGIAAALLGDPRVLMFDEPVNGLDPDGIRWIREFMRKLASEGRTVFVSSHLMSEMEHTADHLIVIGRGRLQADCTVKEFIARNSEQTVTVRTPDAMKLMQLLAGKGARVTNDDGGLITVRGASPQQIGDLAFDNQIRVHELAPHQASLEEAFMEMTKDDVEYRAVSVGQQGPGGPGGPGAPQNPYAAPGQMIGAR from the coding sequence ATGATCGAAGCTATAGGGCTCACCAAGCAGTACGGCGACAAGAAAGCCGTCGACGGCTTGACGTTCACCGTGCGACCGGGGGTGGTGACCGGCTTCCTCGGACCCAACGGTGCCGGAAAGTCGACGACCATGCGGATGATCCTGGGACTGGACGCGCCGACGTCCGGCTCGGTCACCGTCAACGGCCGCCCCTATGCCAAGGCCGCGGCCCCGATGCGCGAGGTCGGCGCATTGCTGGACGCCAAGGCGATCCACGGCGGCCGCTCCGCCTACAACCACCTGCTGTGCCTGGCGCAGTCCAACCACCTGCCGGCCCGCCGGGTCGACGAGGTGCTGGAGCTGACCGGCCTGCGCGAGGTGGCCAAGAAGCGTTCCGGGGGCTTCTCCCTGGGCATGGGCCAGCGGCTGGGGATCGCCGCGGCCCTGCTCGGCGACCCGCGGGTGCTGATGTTCGACGAGCCGGTCAACGGCCTGGACCCGGACGGCATCCGCTGGATCCGCGAGTTCATGCGCAAGCTGGCCTCCGAGGGCCGCACGGTCTTCGTCTCCTCGCACCTGATGTCCGAGATGGAGCACACCGCCGACCACCTGATCGTGATCGGCCGCGGCCGGCTCCAGGCGGACTGCACGGTGAAGGAGTTCATCGCCCGCAACTCCGAGCAGACCGTCACCGTCCGCACCCCGGACGCCATGAAGCTGATGCAGCTGCTGGCCGGCAAGGGCGCGCGCGTCACCAACGACGACGGCGGCCTGATCACGGTCCGCGGCGCCAGCCCCCAGCAGATCGGCGACCTGGCCTTCGACAACCAGATCCGGGTGCACGAACTCGCGCCGCACCAGGCCTCGCTGGAAGAGGCCTTCATGGAGATGACCAAGGACGACGTGGAGTACCGGGCCGTCAGCGTCGGCCAGCAGGGCCCCGGCGGCCCGGGCGGCCCCGGCGCGCCGCAGAACCCGTACGCCGCCCCCGGCCAGATGATCGGAGCCCGTTGA
- the cax gene encoding calcium/proton exchanger yields MTALTGASRVFSRSDLILFGLTGLAVLGSALVTSGSLLPFLVTGVAVTLVAAMVGRAVDHLADRLGAGAVGVLQGALGNLPELFVSVFALRAGLTTVVSSAIIGSIMANLLLVLGLSFVVGSARHGILRFSIQRARLIMGLMILSVASMLIPSLAAYIHSPAAGHEVALARVTAVVLLAVFALSIPVSLRRDLEPTAAEDAAEVKQELDADNPWPLWVAIGVLVCAAAGAAYVSDQFVKALTPAMNALHISQAFSGLVIVALAGNAVENAVGVKLAWQNRTDHALSVVLNSPLQIALVLAPALVLLSPVIGGPAFTLVFNPMLVTTVGMATLSVLYLISDGESDWLEGSAMIGLYVLIAAAFWWG; encoded by the coding sequence ATGACCGCACTCACGGGGGCCTCACGAGTTTTCTCCCGGTCGGACCTGATCCTGTTCGGGTTGACCGGGCTCGCGGTCCTGGGCTCGGCACTGGTGACGTCGGGCTCCCTGCTCCCGTTCCTGGTGACCGGCGTCGCCGTCACCCTGGTGGCGGCGATGGTCGGGCGCGCGGTGGACCACCTCGCCGACCGGCTCGGGGCCGGGGCGGTCGGCGTCCTGCAGGGGGCGCTGGGCAACCTGCCGGAGCTGTTCGTGTCGGTGTTCGCGCTGCGCGCCGGCCTGACCACCGTGGTCAGTTCGGCGATCATCGGCTCGATCATGGCGAACCTGCTGCTGGTGCTGGGCCTGTCGTTCGTGGTGGGCAGCGCGCGGCACGGGATCCTGCGGTTCTCGATCCAGCGGGCGCGGCTGATCATGGGCCTGATGATCCTGTCGGTGGCCTCGATGCTGATCCCCAGCCTGGCCGCCTACATCCACTCCCCGGCGGCCGGGCACGAGGTCGCGCTGGCCCGGGTCACCGCCGTGGTGCTGCTCGCGGTCTTCGCCCTGTCGATCCCGGTGAGCCTGCGCCGCGACCTGGAACCCACCGCCGCCGAGGACGCGGCGGAGGTGAAGCAGGAGCTGGACGCCGACAACCCCTGGCCGCTGTGGGTCGCGATCGGAGTGCTGGTCTGCGCGGCGGCCGGTGCGGCGTACGTGTCCGACCAGTTCGTCAAGGCCCTGACGCCGGCGATGAACGCCCTGCACATCTCGCAGGCGTTCTCCGGCCTGGTGATCGTGGCCCTGGCCGGGAACGCCGTCGAGAACGCGGTCGGGGTGAAGCTGGCCTGGCAGAACCGCACCGACCACGCGCTGTCGGTGGTGCTGAACAGCCCGCTGCAGATCGCCCTGGTGCTGGCGCCGGCGCTGGTCCTGCTCTCGCCGGTGATCGGCGGGCCGGCGTTCACCCTCGTGTTCAACCCGATGCTGGTGACCACGGTCGGGATGGCGACCCTGTCGGTGTTGTATCTGATCTCCGACGGGGAGTCGGACTGGCTGGAGGGCTCTGCGATGATCGGGCTCTACGTCCTGATCGCCGCCGCCTTCTGGTGGGGGTAG
- a CDS encoding DUF2087 domain-containing protein → MDKPRQAADRGSGSADPQIIQCYSHGRVVQMPSLRGRSQDLRDRLLKHIAARAFEPGRAYTEQEVNAALMSVFDDYVALRRYLVESRHLRRDQAGREYRLPTPTPDPVLTPTSTPTPTPTPTPTPT, encoded by the coding sequence ATGGACAAACCACGCCAGGCAGCCGACCGGGGTTCGGGAAGCGCCGACCCGCAGATCATCCAGTGTTACAGCCACGGCCGGGTCGTGCAGATGCCGTCGTTGCGCGGCCGCAGCCAGGACCTGCGCGACCGGCTGCTCAAGCACATCGCGGCCCGGGCCTTCGAGCCGGGGCGCGCGTACACCGAGCAGGAGGTCAACGCGGCGCTGATGTCAGTCTTCGACGACTACGTCGCGCTGCGCCGGTACCTGGTCGAGAGCAGGCACCTCAGACGGGATCAGGCTGGACGGGAGTACCGACTTCCGACTCCGACTCCCGATCCGGTTCTGACGCCGACGTCGACTCCGACTCCGACCCCGACGCCCACGCCGACCCCGACGTAG
- a CDS encoding ABC transporter permease subunit, translating to MSTPSGQDQMTTQQVPGPGNAPGQQPNAGPAPAAQDHLATQQVPAPGYAAGQQPNAGPASAAQDHFATQQVPAPGYAAGQQPNTAAGYGPPQQQGSFAGQPGIPAQQGQPGPGQYAQPGFAPNQHQNQYQQPAFAGPDPFPQAKASFGAALQSEWTKIRSVRSTFWTLLITMVITIGLGSLIALGSSSHPSPDDDFTANSMSGLFFGQLVIVVFGAMAITAEYSTGMIRTSLTSQPRRGTLFWAKAAIVAAVALVVGLVCSFVSFFIATAIYSGHGITVSLSDPGVLRAVIGGGLYMTGTALLAFGLGAILRHTAGAITTAVGLLFVLFILVQFLPGTWRTDISKWIPFNAGLQIITTRPQDDMLSPWAGFAVFAAYAAAAVIGGAIVMRKKDA from the coding sequence ATGAGCACCCCCTCGGGACAGGACCAGATGACCACGCAGCAGGTGCCGGGACCGGGAAACGCGCCCGGGCAGCAGCCGAACGCAGGCCCCGCGCCCGCCGCGCAGGACCACCTCGCGACGCAGCAGGTGCCGGCGCCCGGGTACGCGGCCGGGCAGCAGCCCAACGCAGGCCCGGCTTCCGCCGCGCAGGACCACTTCGCGACACAGCAGGTCCCGGCGCCCGGATACGCGGCCGGGCAGCAGCCGAACACCGCCGCGGGCTATGGGCCGCCGCAGCAGCAAGGCAGCTTCGCCGGCCAGCCCGGCATACCCGCTCAGCAGGGCCAGCCCGGACCCGGCCAGTACGCCCAACCCGGCTTCGCCCCGAACCAGCACCAGAATCAGTACCAGCAGCCCGCCTTCGCCGGCCCCGACCCCTTCCCGCAGGCCAAGGCGAGCTTCGGCGCCGCGCTGCAGTCGGAGTGGACCAAGATCCGCAGCGTCCGGTCCACCTTCTGGACGCTGCTGATCACCATGGTCATCACCATCGGCCTGGGCTCGCTGATCGCCCTGGGCTCCTCCAGCCACCCCTCGCCGGATGACGACTTCACCGCGAACTCCATGTCCGGCCTGTTCTTCGGGCAGCTGGTGATCGTGGTGTTCGGCGCGATGGCGATCACCGCCGAGTACAGCACCGGCATGATCCGCACCTCGCTGACCAGCCAGCCGCGCCGCGGCACGCTGTTCTGGGCCAAGGCCGCGATCGTCGCGGCGGTGGCGCTGGTGGTCGGGCTGGTCTGCTCGTTCGTGTCCTTCTTCATCGCCACGGCCATCTATTCCGGGCACGGCATCACCGTGAGCCTGTCCGACCCCGGCGTGCTGCGCGCGGTGATCGGCGGGGGCCTGTACATGACCGGCACCGCACTGCTGGCGTTCGGGCTCGGCGCGATCCTGCGGCACACCGCCGGCGCGATCACGACCGCGGTGGGCCTGCTGTTCGTGCTGTTCATCCTGGTGCAGTTCCTGCCGGGCACCTGGCGCACCGACATCAGCAAGTGGATCCCGTTCAACGCCGGGCTGCAGATCATCACGACCCGGCCGCAGGACGACATGCTCTCGCCGTGGGCCGGGTTCGCGGTGTTCGCCGCATATGCCGCGGCAGCAGTGATCGGTGGCGCGATCGTCATGCGCAAGAAAGACGCGTAG
- a CDS encoding ABC transporter permease subunit, translated as MTATTPDTVPAPAVEARGGAAFPRLLAMEWTKLRSVRSTVWSLLAFVILTLGLSALLTWLQVNQWDKLDPSQQESYRRDATGNILGSGFVLGQLAICVLGAMVITTEYSTGMIRASVLAAPKRTPMLAAKVVVFAVVTFVIGEIVAFGAFFIAAPIIHSKVQVSLGDKGVLRALFGAGLYLMMLGLFALAIGALLRQTAAAITGVIAFVEVLAPLAQLLPGSWGKHVHAYLPTEAGHLVAQTVPGKNDLLSAWQGFGVFTLWTALLLVVAGWLLKRRDA; from the coding sequence ATGACCGCCACGACGCCCGACACCGTCCCGGCCCCCGCGGTCGAAGCCCGCGGCGGCGCCGCGTTCCCGCGCCTGCTGGCGATGGAATGGACCAAGCTGCGCAGCGTGCGCTCCACGGTGTGGTCGCTGCTGGCCTTCGTGATCCTGACGCTCGGCCTGTCCGCCCTGCTCACCTGGCTGCAGGTGAACCAGTGGGACAAGCTCGACCCCAGCCAGCAGGAGTCCTACCGGCGCGACGCGACCGGCAACATCCTGGGCTCCGGCTTCGTGCTGGGCCAGCTGGCGATCTGCGTCCTGGGCGCCATGGTGATCACGACCGAGTACAGCACCGGCATGATCCGCGCCTCGGTGCTCGCGGCCCCCAAGCGGACGCCCATGCTGGCCGCGAAGGTCGTGGTGTTCGCCGTCGTGACGTTCGTGATCGGCGAGATCGTGGCCTTCGGCGCGTTCTTCATCGCGGCCCCGATCATCCACAGCAAGGTGCAGGTGAGCCTGGGCGACAAGGGCGTCCTGCGGGCCCTGTTCGGCGCGGGTCTGTACCTGATGATGCTCGGCCTGTTCGCGCTGGCGATCGGCGCCCTGCTGCGGCAGACCGCGGCCGCCATCACCGGCGTCATCGCGTTCGTCGAGGTGCTGGCACCGCTGGCCCAGCTGCTGCCGGGCTCGTGGGGCAAGCACGTGCACGCCTACCTCCCGACCGAGGCCGGGCACCTGGTCGCCCAGACGGTGCCGGGGAAGAACGACCTGTTGTCCGCCTGGCAGGGATTCGGCGTGTTCACGCTCTGGACCGCGCTCCTGCTGGTCGTCGCCGGGTGGCTGCTGAAACGGCGCGACGCCTAG
- a CDS encoding 3-hydroxyacyl-CoA dehydrogenase family protein, producing the protein MPREFTTIGVVGLGTMGAGIAEVMARNGIKVIGVEVDDAGLARGRGHLQASVARAVKRGKLTDAEAAELTDRITFSTSLDDLAAAELVVEAVPEDLALKRSVFQRLDAICPPETVLATNTSALSVTEISVATARPSRVVGVHFFNPATVMKLAEVVRTVVTDPEVVDDVEALVRRLGKDDVTCGDRAGFIANALLFGYLNHAVSMYEQKYATREDIDTAMKLGCGLPMGPLALLDLIGIDTAYEILDTMYKQGRDRLHAPAPILKQMATAGLLGRKTGRGFYTYESSDSPVVVDDEQTPAAGGARHGDQVRQVRRIAVVGSGTMANGIAEVCVKAGYDTVLVARATAKVEAARAAIGRSLEKAVQRGKLTEQDRDAALARLHGTVDLAELAEADLVVEAVVEDVEVKRALFANFDELCKPGAILATTTSSLPVIECAMATQRPADVVGVHFFNPAPVMKLVEVVRTVKTADDVVATVHAVCAKLGKVAVDCGDRAGFIVNALLFPYLNDAVKMLEAHYATSEDIDTAMKRGCGYPMGPFELLDVVGLDVSLAIQRVLYLEFREPGFAPAPLLEHLVTAGYLGRKAGRGFRDYGSR; encoded by the coding sequence ATGCCCCGCGAGTTCACCACCATCGGCGTCGTCGGCCTGGGCACCATGGGTGCCGGCATCGCCGAAGTCATGGCCCGCAACGGCATCAAGGTCATCGGCGTCGAGGTCGACGACGCCGGCCTGGCCCGCGGCCGCGGCCACCTGCAGGCCTCCGTGGCGCGCGCGGTCAAGCGCGGAAAGCTGACCGACGCCGAGGCCGCCGAGCTCACCGACCGGATCACCTTCAGCACCAGCCTGGACGACCTGGCCGCGGCCGAGCTGGTCGTGGAGGCCGTGCCGGAGGACCTGGCGCTCAAGCGCTCGGTCTTCCAGCGGCTGGACGCGATCTGTCCCCCCGAGACGGTCCTGGCCACCAACACCTCGGCGCTGTCGGTGACCGAGATCTCGGTGGCCACCGCGCGGCCCTCGCGCGTGGTGGGCGTGCACTTCTTCAACCCGGCGACGGTCATGAAGCTGGCCGAGGTGGTGCGCACCGTGGTCACCGACCCGGAGGTGGTCGACGACGTCGAGGCCCTGGTGCGCCGGCTCGGCAAGGACGACGTCACCTGCGGCGACCGCGCCGGCTTCATCGCCAACGCGCTGCTGTTCGGCTACCTGAACCACGCGGTGTCGATGTACGAGCAGAAGTACGCCACCCGCGAGGACATCGACACCGCCATGAAGCTCGGCTGCGGCCTGCCCATGGGCCCGCTGGCGCTGCTGGACCTGATCGGGATCGACACCGCCTACGAGATCCTGGACACGATGTACAAGCAGGGGCGCGACCGGCTGCACGCCCCGGCGCCGATCCTGAAGCAGATGGCGACCGCGGGCCTGCTCGGCCGCAAGACCGGCCGCGGCTTCTACACGTATGAGAGCTCTGACTCCCCGGTCGTGGTCGACGACGAGCAGACCCCGGCCGCCGGCGGCGCCCGGCACGGCGACCAGGTGCGCCAGGTGCGCCGGATCGCCGTCGTGGGCTCGGGCACGATGGCCAACGGCATCGCGGAGGTCTGCGTCAAGGCCGGGTACGACACCGTGCTGGTGGCCCGGGCCACGGCCAAGGTGGAGGCCGCCCGCGCGGCGATCGGGCGCTCGCTGGAGAAGGCGGTGCAGCGCGGGAAGCTCACCGAGCAGGACCGGGACGCGGCGCTGGCCCGCCTGCACGGCACCGTCGACCTGGCCGAGCTGGCCGAGGCCGACCTGGTGGTCGAGGCGGTCGTGGAGGACGTCGAGGTCAAGCGCGCGCTGTTCGCGAACTTCGACGAGCTGTGCAAGCCCGGCGCCATCCTGGCCACCACGACCTCCTCGCTGCCGGTCATCGAGTGCGCGATGGCCACGCAGCGGCCGGCCGACGTGGTGGGCGTGCACTTCTTCAACCCGGCGCCGGTGATGAAGCTGGTCGAGGTGGTGCGCACCGTGAAGACCGCGGACGACGTGGTCGCCACGGTGCACGCCGTGTGCGCCAAGCTGGGCAAGGTGGCGGTGGACTGCGGCGACCGCGCCGGGTTCATCGTGAACGCGCTGCTGTTCCCGTACCTGAACGACGCGGTGAAGATGCTGGAGGCGCACTACGCCACCAGCGAGGACATCGACACCGCGATGAAGCGCGGCTGCGGCTACCCGATGGGCCCGTTCGAGCTGCTGGACGTGGTGGGCCTGGACGTGTCGCTGGCCATCCAGCGGGTGCTGTACCTGGAGTTCCGCGAGCCCGGCTTCGCGCCGGCGCCGCTGCTGGAACACCTGGTGACCGCGGGATACCTGGGACGCAAGGCGGGTCGCGGGTTCCGGGACTACGGGTCCCGCTAG